One region of Scophthalmus maximus strain ysfricsl-2021 chromosome 13, ASM2237912v1, whole genome shotgun sequence genomic DNA includes:
- the LOC118318412 gene encoding interaptin-like, whose translation MEENVTLGQDNKALNSEVGDINKENHNLRKVISGLRKDIECYKNKKKSVIQTENDVLQAENKALQKQVGILCHENDDLKQESLYLDNQNSAMEKTMDEMTRQNGDLQKDIQEINKVLHEVFEYDKVQLQELQEVDEKLDTSQEDLQEKVNVLKDIVQKLKGFQNKGNAMAQEIESTKKSNEDLERKFKVLACNYNAVNQKCGDLQQKATNVVQKIQLCLHSYYSLEQENKSMINQHENWMQELKKVKEEFCQREEVTAQKNEALQEQVLVLKTIVQELKGFGQENESMKNCNAVLESKLRTVECNYNETTQKCGDLQEEAKTVGQDLELCGHNYFTIKQENESMSKQNETMKQELRKVKEELCQREKVIAQKNDALQEQAQVLMNVVQELKSLNTNIMSWRKKMRQ comes from the coding sequence ATGGAGGAGAATGTAACCCTCGGCCAAGACAACAAGGCCCTGAACAGTGAAGTCGGTGACATCAACAAAGAAAACCATAACCTCAGAAAGGTCATCAGTGGTCTTCGGAAAGACATTGAGTGCtataagaataagaaaaaaagcgTTATCCAAACAGAAAATGACGTGTTACAAGCTGAAAATAAGGCCCTGCAAAAACAAGTTGGCATTCTGTGCCATGAAAATGATGATCTGAAACAAGAAAGCCTGTATTTGGACAATCAAAACAGTGCTATGGAAAAGACCATGGACGAGATGACACGACAAAACGGGGATCTACAAAAAGACATTCAGGAAATCAACAAAGTCCTGCATGAAGTATTTGAGTATGATAAAGTCCAGTTACAGGAACTTCAAGAGGTGGATGAAAAGTTAGATACTTCACAAGAAGATCTTCAAGAAAAGGTTAACGTGCTCAAAGATATTGTGCAAAAGCTAAAAGGGTTTCAGAACAAAGGCAATGCGATGGCGCAAGAAATTGAGTCAACGAAAAAAAGCAACGAGGATCTGGAAAGAAAATTTAAAGTCTTGGCTTGCAATTATAATGCAGTGAACCAAAAATGTGGGGACTTGCAACAGAAGGCCACAAATGTTGTGCAAAAAATTCAGTTGTGTCTACACAGCTACTACTCATTGGAGCAAGAGAATAAATCCATGATCAACCAACATGAGAACTGGATGCAAGAGCTCAAGAAGGTCAAAGAAGAATTTTGTCAGAGAGAAGAAGTCACCGCCCAAAAGAATGAGGCTCTTCAAGAACAAGTCCTGGTGCTCAAAACTATTGTGCAAGAACTCAAAGGGTTTGGACAAGAAAATGAGTCAATGAAAAACTGCAATGCGGTCTTGGAAAGCAAACTTAGAACCGTTGAATGTAACTATAATGAAACTACACAAAAGTGTGGGGACTTGCAAGAGGAGGCCAAAACTGTTGGTCAAGATCTTGAGTTGTGTGGGCACAACTATTTCACAATAAAGCAAGAGAATGAATCCATGAGCAAACAAAATGAGACCATGAAACAAGAGCTCAGGAAGGTCAAAGAAGAATtatgtcagagagaaaaagtcatTGCACAAAAGAATGACGCTCTTCAAGAACAAGCTCAGGTGCTCATGAATGTTGTCCAAGAACTAAAGAGTTTGAACACAAACATTATGTCATGGCGCAAGAAAATGAGGCAATGA